DNA sequence from the Longimicrobiaceae bacterium genome:
CTACAACGAAGAGGCCCGCCTGGAGCCCACCGTCGCTTTGGCGGCGGCGTACTTCGCGCGCACGGGGTGCGCGGCCGAGCTGATCGTGGTGGACGACGGGAGCCGCGACGGCACCGGCGCGCTGGTGCGCCGCCTCGCGGACCACGTCGACGCGTTGCGGCTGATCCGCCTGCCCGCCAACCGCGGCAAGGGCTACGCGGTGCGCGCCGGCGTGGTGAACGCGCGCGGCCGGCGCATCCTGTTCGCGGACGCCGACGGTGCCACGCCCATTGAGGAGCTGGAGCGGCTGGACGCGGCACTGGACCGCGGCGCGGACGTGGCCATCGGGAGCCGGGCGGTGGCGGCGGCGGGCGTGGAGGTGAAGGCGCGGCTGCACCGGCGGCTCATGGGGCGCACGTTCCACCTGCTGGTGAGCGCGCTCACCGTGCGCGGGTTCAGCGACACGCAGTGCGGCTTCAAGCTGTTCCGGGCAGACGTGGCGCAGGACCTGTTCTCGCGCATGCGCATGGACGGCTTCAGCTTCGACGTGGAGGTGCTGCTCATGGCGCAGCGCCGCGGCTATCGCGTGGCCGAGGTGCCCGTGAACTGGGCGCACGTGCCCGGCAGCCGCGTGAACCTCGTCGCGGACTCGCTGAAGATGGCGGCGGACCTGTTCGCGATCCGCGGCCACGCGCTGCGCGGGCGCTACGACCAGCCGCACCTGGCGCCGCTGGTGGAATCGCCCTTCCTCGCGGTGGATGCCGCGAAGACTCCGGCCGGCGTGGCGGGATGAGCTACGCGGCGTATCCCGCAGCTCCTCCCGCGCGCGGCGGGGCGGCCGGCTTCCCGGCCGCGGGTCCGCGCGCGGCGTACGGACGGCGCGGCTTCGCATCCGCTGGCCCTGCGCCGGTCTCCGCATCCGCCGCGTCCGCGTCCGCGGGGAAGTGGACGGCGATGGACGGGGCGCTGGCGCTGCTGATCCTGACGTACGTGTGGCGCGTGCAGGACCTCTTCTCCGTGCTGCATCCGCTCCAGCTCGCGTCGCTGGGAACGCTGGGCGCCACGGGGCTGTTCGTGGCGGGCGGCGGGATGGCGCGGCTGGAGGTGGCACGGCGGCAGCCGGTGTACCGCTGGGCCGTGGCGCTGCTGGTGATGATGGTCCTCTCCGTGCCCTTCGCGCTGTTCCCCGGCGCCATCTTCCGCTTCATCCTCGAAGACCACCTCAAGACCTTCCTGATGATGACGCTCATCGCCGCATCGCTGCGCGGCGCGGGCGGGGCGTCGCGCATGGCGGGCGTGCACGTGGCGGGCGCCGTCGTCTACTGCCTGGTCGTCATCTCCCGGTTCCCGATGGTGGGCGGGCGGCTGCAGAGCCTGGTCTACTACGACAGCAACGACCTGGGAATGCTGCTCGTCTGCACGCTCCCGCTGGCGGTCTACTTCCTCCGGCCGGGCGAGCGCGGATGGGTGCGGCTGATGGCGCTGGGCGGGGCTGGAGTGATCCTGCTGGGCCTGGTGCGCAGCGGGTCGCGCGGGGGCACGCTGGGGCTGCTCACGGTGTGCGTGTACATGCTGCTGCGGTTCAGCGTCTTCTCGAAGAAGGCGCGGCTGGGGGCGCTGATGGCCGGCGTGGGCGCGCTCGTGTTCCTGGGCGGCGCGGCGTACCGCAAGCAGATGGAGACCCTGCTGCACCCAACGCAGGACTACAACTGGTCCGGCAAGAGCCCCGAGGGGCGCATGGAGGTGTGGAAGCGCGGCGTGGGCTACATGCTCGCCCGGCCGCTGACGGGCGTGGGCGCGTCCGGCTTCTACGTGGCGGAGGGGACGCTGTCCGAGCGGGCGAAGCGGCAGCAGTACGGCAAGCCGCTCAAATGGTCCGCGCCGCACAACTCGTTCGTGCAGGCGGGGGCGGAGCTGGGGTTCCCAGGGCTCTTCATCTTCCTGGGCCTGCTGTTCGTCGCCTTCCGGCGGCCGAAGCACGACGGGCCGGTAGATGGAAACCATGCCGCGCTGGAGCGGGCGCTCTCCGCGTCGATTCTGGGCTATGCGGTGACGGGATTCTTCCTGTCGCAGGCGTACGCGGCGCTGCTGTACACGCTGCTGGGGATCATCGTGGGCCTGCGGGCTTTCGCCGCCGTGCCGGCCGCAGCCGCGGCTGCCGCGCAGACCTCCGCAGCACCGGCGCGGGTGAGGGTCTACGGCAGGCGGGGCGGGGGATGGGGGATGGTCCCGCCGCTGCCGCCCGCCGTCTGACCGCCCCGAATCCGCAGAGAAGCCGCGGGGCCGAGCCGCCGCGCATCAGCCGAGAAGCTGCGGATCGGGGTGGATCGAGGCGATGGTTCGCATCGACCGAAACGCATCTGCTCCGCATCTACGGAAGCGAATCGACGCAGCCCGCATCTACCGAAAACCGCAGAGCCTTCTTCCGATCTACCGACTACAGCCTGCCGAACCCGGTGGATCGATTCGCCGCCGACGAGGTTCCGGTGACCTCATCTGCTGACTGAAGTACCGCAGCGCGCGGCGCCCGTCCGGGTGCCGAATCCGCTCCCTCCGCTCTCCCGAGCCGTGTCCGAAAGCCTCTCCGCCATCCCCGTCCCGCCCGGCCTCGCGACCGCGAGCGCGGAGCCCAGACGCAGCGTGCTCAGCGACTGGGCCGAGATCGCGCGCGACCTGTCGCAGTATCGCTATCTGCTTCTACAGCTTGCGCTTCGCGACGTGCGGGTGCGCTACAAGCAGGCGGTGATGGGCGTGGCGTGGGCCGTGTTCATGCCCAGCATGATCGTCCTGGCCGGCCTCGCCGTCCGCCTGGCGATGGCCGTCCTGTCGCACCGCGCGGTGGAGGGGACCGAGGTGGCGGCGCTGGCAGTGAAGTCTGTGCCCTGGGCCTTCTTCGTGGGCACGCTCCAATTCGCCACGTCCAGCCTCACCGGCAACGTGAGCCTGGTGACGAAGGTGTACTTCCCGCGCGAGGTGCTGCCGCTGGCGGCCACGCTGGCGCAGGTGTGGGACGCGGCTATCGCGGGCGCGGCGCTGGTGCTGGTGCTGCCGTTCCTGGGCGTGGCGCCGCACTGGAGCGCGCTGTGGGCCCTGCCGCTGCTGGTGCTTCTGCTGGCGTTCACGTGCGCGGCGTCGCTGGCGGTGAGCTGCGCCAACCTCTTCTTCCGCGACGTCAAGTACATCGTCCAGGTGCTGCTCACCTTCGGCATCTTCTTCACGCCCGTCTTCTTCGAACCGCGCATGTTCGGCGCGGCGGGGGCGCGGCTGCTGTCGCTGAACCCGCTCACGTCGCTGCTGGAAGGGCTGCGCCTCTCCGTGGTGGACGGCCACAACCTGCTCACGCCGCTGGTGCAGGGCGGCGTGGCGGTGTGGGAGCCGTGGTGGCTGGCGTACGGCGCGGCGTGGGCGGTGGCCGGGCTGGCGGTGAGCTCCATCCTGTTCCATCGCATGCAGATCCTCTTCGCGGAGTACGCATGAGCAGCCCCGAGATCGTGGCCGACGGCGTCTGGAAGAAGTTCAACCGCGGCCAGGTGCACGACAGCCTGCGCGACCTGGTGCCCGCGCTCGCGAAGCGCCTCACCGGCCGCGCACCCGCGCAGGCGGAGCTCACGCGCGGCGAGTTCTGGGCCGTGCGCGACCTGTCGTTCACGGTGCGGCCGGGCGACTCGCTGGGCATCATCGGGCCCAACGGGGCGGGGAAGAGCACGATCCTGAAGCTGGCCACGCGCATCCTGCGCCCCAGCCGCGGCGCCATGCGCGTGCAGGGGCGGGTGGGCGCGCTGATCGAGGTGGCGGCGGGCTTCCACCCGGACCTCACGGGGCGCGAGAACGTGTTCCTCCAGGGTGCCATCATGGGCATGCGGCAGGGCGAGATCCGCCGCAAGTTCGACGAGATCGTGGACTTCTCGGGCATCGAGGAGTTCGTGGACATGCCCGTGAAGCGCTACTCCAGCGGCATGAACGCTCGCCTGGGCTTCGCCATCGCGGCGCACCTGGAGCCCGACGTGCTGATCATCGACGAGGTGCTGGCGGTGGGCGACTTCGCGTTCCAGGAGAAGGCGTTCGGCCGCATCCGCGAGGTCGCCACGCAGGGCATGCCCGTGGTGGTCGTCTCGCACCAGCTGGACCGGATCGCATCCCTCTGCAACCGCGCGCTGCTCATGGACCGCGGCGCGGTGGTGCGCGAGGGCACGCCGCAGGAGTGCATCGCGGCATACGTGATGGGCGGTGCGCGCACGAGCGGCGCGGCAGACGCGTCGCATCCCCTGTCGCTGGAACGCGTGGACCTGCTCGCGCGCCAGCCGGTGGAGTCGGGCTCGCGGATGGCTCTGGCGCTCTCCGGCAGGGTCACACCGCCCGGGCCCGCGTCGCACGAGGTGATCGAGGTGCGGCTGCGCGCCATGGAGACGGGGCAGCTCGTGTACGCCACCAGCACCGACCGCTGCGGGGCCGAGCTGCCGCGCACCGGGCCGTTCTCGCTGGAGGTGCAGCTGCAGATGAACGTGCCGCCCGGCCTGTACGCGGTGGAGACGGCCGTGTACAGCCAGCGCGCCCAGCGCGTGACCGCCCAGGGCCCGTTCGCCACGGTCGAGGTGCGCGAGGGCCCGACCTTCTGGGGCGCGGTGCAGCTCAACGCGCGCATGCACTGGATCCGCCGCTCGAACGCCCAGCCCGCCGCCGCGGTCGATCTCGACGCGACGGACCCCATGCTCGCCGGGAGCGCATCGTGAGCACCCTCATCCGCGCCGTGGACGGCCTCGCCTCAATCGTCTCCCTCCCGCTCATCGATGCGGGGTGCCCCCTCCCTCAGCCCCTCCCCCGCAAGCGGGAGAGGGGTGCTTGGTCCACGGTGGCGGAGGGTTCGCTCGCGGGGCGGGAAGATGAGGGCGCGGACGATGTGAAAGCCGCGGATGGCCGGCCGGGAGATGCGCCGTCCGATGATGTTTCGGGAGATGCGGGGCGGGGTGGTTCCGGATCGGGCGATGCGGGATCGAACGGCGGCGGATCGGGCGAGGTGCCTCCGGCGGATGCGAAGATGGTGGATGCGGTGCCGGAAGATGCGGAGGCGTCGCACATCTCGTGGGCCGATCTGCTGGCGGACGTGGCGTGCTGCATGTCGGCGTCGGTAGATGCGGACACGCCGTTCGTGCCGCCGCGGTTCATCGCCCGTCCCGCATCTCCCCATTCCCGGCCGTCCACTGCGGATGCGACGGCGGTCGCGATTTCCGCCGCACCGGCGGATGCGACGCGCGTCGATCCTGCCGCATCTACCGAATCCGCGAGGCGGCGGCTGGTGTCGCGCGGCGTGCCCGCGGACCGCGCGGGGGTGATGATCGCGGTGCCGTGGGACCAGCCGGACGGCGGCGTCGCGGCGGTGGTCGGCAACCTCGCGACCTTCCTGCGCGAGCGCGGCCACCCGGTCGTCTTCGTGCACCCGGACGAGGTGCGCGGCGTGGTGCGGCGCACGACGGCGTGGGGCTTCACCGGCTACGCGCTGAACCTGCGCTGCCCGCGCGTGGACGGGCATCCGCTGCGTGCGCCTGCCGCTTTCGCGGCGACGCTTCCGGCGACGGTGCTGGCGCTGCGGACCATCGCGCGGCGGCACCGGGTGCGGGTGGTGAACGTGCACTACCCGGTGGAGGCGTTCGGCGCGCTGGCGATGCTGCGCGCCATCGGCGGCGTGCGGCTGGTGACGTCGGTGCACGGGTCCGACGTGCTGCCCAACGGGGCGCCGCGCCGGTGCCGCGAGCCTGCCGTCCGCGCGCAGCTCGGCATGGCGGACCTCGTCGTCGCGCCGTCGCAGGGCTACTTGGACGGGCTGCTCCGGCATTTCCCCGCGGTCGCGGGGCGCTGCGCGGTGATCCACAACGGCATCGACCTGGCCGCGCTGGACCGCGCCGCGCAGACGGTGGACATCGACCGTCCCTACGTGCTCTCCGTCGCGTCGCTGACTCCGTGGAAGGGCGTGGACACGCTGCTGCACGCCTTCGCCCGCATCGCCCGGGAGCGGCCGTCGCTGCGCCTGGTCGTCGTCGGCGAGGGGCCGGACCGCGCGGCGCTGGAGACGCTGGCGCGGGAGCTTGGCATCGCGAACCGCGTGGAGATGCCGGGCGAGATCCCCGCCGCGGACGTGTACCGGCTGATGCACGGCTGCACGCTCTTCGCCCTCGCCTCGCGTGCCGAAGCGTTCGGACTCGCGCTGGCCGAGGCGATGGCGTGCGGGCGCCCCGTCGTCGCGACCACCGCCGGCGGGATCCCCGAGGTGGTGGACGCCGGCCGCACCGGGTTGCTCGTCCCACCCGACGATCCACCCGCCCTCGCCGCCGCGATGGAGTCGCTGCTCGCGAATCCATCGCTCGCCGGCAGTTTAGCGGCGGAAGCGCGGCGCGACGTGCGGCAGCGGTTTGCGCGCGAGCGGACGGGCGAGGCGTACGCGGCCTGGTTCGACAGGCTCCTCTCGTGAGCCCGCCTCCCATCGCCCGCATGCGCTGGCACCTGTCCGGCACCCGCCCGGCGGACTGGGCGCACGCGCTGGAGGCGTGCGGCGGCAGCTTCTTCCACGCGCCGCCCGCGCTAGACGTGAGCCTCCCGGCCGGCGCGCCCATCTACGCCCGCCTCCTCCGTGGCGAGCAGACCATCGCCGTCGCGCTCGGAGCCGCCGCGCGGTGCAGGCTGGGTACCGGCGCCACGCACGTGACGTTCGCCGCCCCGCCGGCCGTCGCCGCCTGGGCCGTGGTGCCGGAGGAAGCCGCCGCCGCCATGCTCGTCCGCGAGCTCCGCACATCCGCCGCTGCGGCGGAGGTGGACATGGGCTCGTTCGCCGCCGCCGCGCCGCTCGGCCCTTCCGCCGGGGGGATGCCGAGCCGCGAGCGGCTGGAGGCGGTGGTGCCGCTGGGCCCGGACGGCGCCGCGCCGGAGGACGTGGGGCGGACGCACCGCCGCCACGCCGCCGCGGGCGACCGCGAGGGGTGGGAGCTGCGCCGCGTCGCGGGCGCCGCCGCGGTGGACCTCCTGCACCGAGTCCAGCGCGAGGCCGCACGCCGCGCTGACGAACGCGGCGAGCCGTTCCCGGCGCCCGAGCCGCCATCGTGCGTGGGTGTGGGCGACCCGACCGACGCGCCGTGGGGCCTGTCGCTCTTCGCCTCGTACGGCGAGGGCGGCGCGCTGGCGGCGGCGCTGGTCGGCTGGGCGAACCGGCGCGCCTTCTACCTCATGGGCGGCTCCACGCCCGAGGGCTACACGCGCAGCGCCGCGCCCTGGCTGCACCTCGCCGTCATGCGCCGCCTGGGTTCGGCAGGGATGACGGAGTACGACATGGGCGGCGTGCCCGCGCCCGCGGCAGACCCGGCGCATCCTTCCAACGGCCTGTACCGCTTCAAGCTCGGGTTCGGGGCGCGCGTGGTGCCCTGTCGCGGCATGCGGTGGGAGACGGCGCGCCTGCACCTGGGCATCCACCGCGTGTTCCGCGGCATCCAGTCCCTCTCCGGCGCACTCCGATGAGTCTCGCCCCTCCCGACGCGCTGCCCGGCCGCATCGCCGGGGCGCTGCGTGCGCGCTTCCTGGCGGTGCGCGCGCTGCCCGTCTTCAGCCCCGCGGCCGTGCGCGGCACCTTCGCCTCCGGCCGCCATCCCGCCGAGACCTCGCATGTCCCCCACGCGGAAGGCGCGATCGACTGGCTGTGCGCGGCGCAGGACGCGTGCGGCGGAGGCGGCATCGCGCGGGGCTACAGCCTCACGTACAGCCCGTACTTCCGCTCGCGCGGGTGGCAGCCGGCGTATCCGGAGACCACGGGCTACATCATCCCCACGCTCCTCTCCGCCGCGCGGTTCTTCGGCCGGCCGGAGCTGGCGGAGCGCGCGTTGCTCGCGGCTCGGTGGGAGGTGCGCGTGCAGCTGGCGGACGGCGCCGTGCGCGGCGGGGTGATGGGCGAGCCCGAATCGCCCGCCATCTTCAACACCGGGCAGGTGATGCTGGGCTGGCTCGCCTCCTGGGAGGAGCGGGGCGACGACGCGTTCGCCGCCGCGCTGGCCCGCGCCGGGCGCTTCCTGGCCGCGTGCGAGCAGGACGGGCGCTTCGTCAAAGGCAACTCCCGCTTCGCCCGTGGGGATGCGACCGCCTACAACGCCCGCGCCGCCTGGGCGCTCGCCGAGGCCGGCGTGGCGCTGAACGACGGGGAGATGGTGGATGCCGCCGCGCGCGTCCTCCGCGACGTCGCCGCGAGCCAGCACGCGAACGGCTGGTTCCCGCGCTGCTGCCTGAACGACCCGGAGCGCCCGCTGCTGCACACGCTCGCCTACACCGTCCGCGGCCTGCTGGAAGGCGGGCGCGTGCTGGAAGATGCGGCGCTCGTCGCCTCCGCCCGCCTCGCCGCCGAGCGCCTGGCCGCCGCCGTCGGTCCCGACGGGTGGATGCCCGGCCGCTTCTCCTCCGACTGGCGTGGCGCTGCGAGCTGGAGCTGTTTGACCGGCCAGGCGCAGATGGCGAACAACTGGCTGCGGCTTCGGGAGATGGAGGGCGGCGACCGGTGGTTGGAGCCCGCGCGGCGCTCGCTCGCGTTCCTGAAGACCACGCAGGACCGCGAGACGCCGGAGCGCGGGGTGCGCGGCGGCCTGGCCGGCAGCGACCCGCCCGGCGGCGAATACGGCAGGTGGGAGATGCTGAGCTGGGCCGCCAAGTTCTTCGCCGACGCGCTGATGCGCGACCACGCGGCGCGCGGCCGTCCCGGCGGCGCCCCCGTCTCCCGCCTGGCGTGACCGGGCGATGACGCACCTCCACGTCCTCGCCCCCGCGCGCTTCGGCGGGCTGGAGCGCGTCGTCCTCTCGCTCGCCGGGGGGATGGCGCGCCGCGGCCACGACGTCCACGCCGCCGTCGTCGTCGACGCGGCGGAAGCGGACGGGCATCCCTTCCTCGCCGCGCTGGCGGACGCGGGCGTGACCGTCCATCGCATCGAGGTCGGGGCGCGCGCGTACGCGGCGGAACGCGCCGCGGTCGCGCGGCTGCGCGAGCGCATCCGTCCGATCGTGGTGCACACGCATGGCTACCGGGCGGACGTGCTGCACGGGCGTGCGTCGCGCGGGCTGGGCAGGACCGCGATCTCCACCGTGCACGGCTTCACCGGCGGCGGGCGGCGGATGAAGACGTTCGAGTGGATGCAGTGCATCGCCCTGCGTGGCGTGGACACCGTCGCCGCCGTCTCCCGCCCTCTCGCGCGGGCCCTCGCCGCATCCGGCATCTCCCCGTCGCGCATCCGCGTGATCCCCAACGCGGTGGAGATGTCCGCGCCCATGCTGGGGCGAGCGGAGGCGCGCCGGCGGCTGGGCATCTCCGGCGACGCGTTCACCGTCGGCTGGGTGGGGCGGCTGAGCCGCGAGAAGGGCGCGGACGTGCTGCTGGAGGCGCTGGCCCGCATCGACCTCGATCTGCGATGCGTCCTCGTGGGCGATGGGCCGGAGCGAGGCGCGCTGGAGGCGCAGGCGGCGGCGCTCGGCCTCTCCGCGCGCGTCCGCTTCGCCGGGGCGATGGACGATGCGGCCGCGCTGATGCCCGCGTTCGACGCGTTCGCGCTCAGCTCGCGCACCGAGGGAAGCCCCGTCGCGCTGCTTGAAGCCGTCGCCGCCGGAGTCCCCGTCGCCGCCGCGGCCGTGGGCGGCGTGCCCGACCTCCTCCGCCCCTCCGAAGCCCTGCTCGTCCCGCCCGCAGATCCCGCCGCGCTTGCCGCCGCCCTCCGCTCGCTCCACGCCGACCGCGCATCCGCTTCGGCCCGCGCCGCCTCTGCACGCGAGCGGGTGGCGCGCGAGCTTTCGGTGGATGCGTGGCTGGACGCGTACGAGGCCGCCTACGCCGGACGTCCCCACCTCACCCCATCTCCCGTAACGCGATGAACGCCGTCCCCCTGGCCGTCCTGGCCGCAGCCGCCGTCGCCGTGTACGCCTACGCCGGCTATCCGCTGCTGCTGGCGCTGCTCGCCCGCGCGCGGCCGCGGCGGCGCGCGCACGTGCTGCACGAGTGGCCGCGCATCAGCGTGAGCGTGCCCGCGTACAACGAGGAGCGCCAGATCGCCGCCGCCCTCGACGCCATCCTCGCCACCGACTATCCGCCCGGCCTGCGGCAGGTCGTCGTCGTCTCCGACGCGTCGACGGACGGGACGGACGCGATCGTGCGCGGCTATGCGGACCAGGGCGTTGTGCTGGTGCGCATGCCCGAGCGCGGCGGCAAGACGGCGGCGGAGAACGCGGCGGCGCCCTTCCTCACCGGCGAGATCGTGGTCAACACCGACGCTTCGGTGCGGGTGGCGCCGGGCGCGCTGATGGCCCTGGTGCAGGCGCTGGCGGACCCCGCCGTGGGCGTGGCGAGCGGGCGCGACGTAAGCGTGGCCGCCCCCGCCGCGAACGCCAACGCGGGCGAGTCCGGCTACGTGGGATACGAGATGGACGTGCGGCGGCTGGAGTCGCGCATGGGCGGGATCGTGGGCGCCAGCGGGTGCCTGTACGCCATCCGCGCGCGCCTGCACCGCTTGCCGCTGCCGGAGGGGCTGAGCCGCGACTTCGCCGCCGTGCTCCTTGCGCGCCGCGCCGGCTTCCGCGCCGTCTCGGTGGAGGCCGCGGTCTGCACCGTCCCCCGCGCCGGTTCCCTCCGCGCCGAGTACCGCCGCAAGGTGCGCACGATGAGCCGCGGCATGCGCACGCTCGCCCACCTGCGCGAGCTGCTGAACCCCATCCGCCACGGCGCCTTCGCGTGGATGCTCGCCAGCCACAAGGTCGCGCGATGGCTGGTGCCGTGGGCCCTCGCCCTCGCCTTCTCCGCCGTCGTCGCCCAGGCGCCGGACCAGCCGTGGGCGATGTGGATCGCCGCCGCGGGAGGCGTGCTGCTCGCGAACGCGGGTCTCGCGCTCGCCCTCCCGTCCGAACGTCTGCCGCGGGCGATGGCGATCCCGGCCTACGTCGTCCTCGGCAACCTCGCCGCGATCGACGCGGGCATCCGGGCGGTGGCGGGGCGCGGGTACGCCGTGTGGGAGCCCACGCGGCGGGAGGCGGTGGCGTGAGGCGGGGAGGGCCTCACCCGGCTCGTAAAACTCGCCTGCCCTCCCCCGCAAGCGGGGGAAGGCACGGCGGTGGAGCATGCCGGGGGCTCCGCGCTCTGCGAAACGCCTCCTCACG
Encoded proteins:
- a CDS encoding glycosyltransferase family 4 protein yields the protein MSTLIRAVDGLASIVSLPLIDAGCPLPQPLPRKRERGAWSTVAEGSLAGREDEGADDVKAADGRPGDAPSDDVSGDAGRGGSGSGDAGSNGGGSGEVPPADAKMVDAVPEDAEASHISWADLLADVACCMSASVDADTPFVPPRFIARPASPHSRPSTADATAVAISAAPADATRVDPAASTESARRRLVSRGVPADRAGVMIAVPWDQPDGGVAAVVGNLATFLRERGHPVVFVHPDEVRGVVRRTTAWGFTGYALNLRCPRVDGHPLRAPAAFAATLPATVLALRTIARRHRVRVVNVHYPVEAFGALAMLRAIGGVRLVTSVHGSDVLPNGAPRRCREPAVRAQLGMADLVVAPSQGYLDGLLRHFPAVAGRCAVIHNGIDLAALDRAAQTVDIDRPYVLSVASLTPWKGVDTLLHAFARIARERPSLRLVVVGEGPDRAALETLARELGIANRVEMPGEIPAADVYRLMHGCTLFALASRAEAFGLALAEAMACGRPVVATTAGGIPEVVDAGRTGLLVPPDDPPALAAAMESLLANPSLAGSLAAEARRDVRQRFARERTGEAYAAWFDRLLS
- a CDS encoding GNAT family N-acetyltransferase; translated protein: MSPPPIARMRWHLSGTRPADWAHALEACGGSFFHAPPALDVSLPAGAPIYARLLRGEQTIAVALGAAARCRLGTGATHVTFAAPPAVAAWAVVPEEAAAAMLVRELRTSAAAAEVDMGSFAAAAPLGPSAGGMPSRERLEAVVPLGPDGAAPEDVGRTHRRHAAAGDREGWELRRVAGAAAVDLLHRVQREAARRADERGEPFPAPEPPSCVGVGDPTDAPWGLSLFASYGEGGALAAALVGWANRRAFYLMGGSTPEGYTRSAAPWLHLAVMRRLGSAGMTEYDMGGVPAPAADPAHPSNGLYRFKLGFGARVVPCRGMRWETARLHLGIHRVFRGIQSLSGALR
- a CDS encoding ABC transporter ATP-binding protein encodes the protein MSSPEIVADGVWKKFNRGQVHDSLRDLVPALAKRLTGRAPAQAELTRGEFWAVRDLSFTVRPGDSLGIIGPNGAGKSTILKLATRILRPSRGAMRVQGRVGALIEVAAGFHPDLTGRENVFLQGAIMGMRQGEIRRKFDEIVDFSGIEEFVDMPVKRYSSGMNARLGFAIAAHLEPDVLIIDEVLAVGDFAFQEKAFGRIREVATQGMPVVVVSHQLDRIASLCNRALLMDRGAVVREGTPQECIAAYVMGGARTSGAADASHPLSLERVDLLARQPVESGSRMALALSGRVTPPGPASHEVIEVRLRAMETGQLVYATSTDRCGAELPRTGPFSLEVQLQMNVPPGLYAVETAVYSQRAQRVTAQGPFATVEVREGPTFWGAVQLNARMHWIRRSNAQPAAAVDLDATDPMLAGSAS
- a CDS encoding glycosyltransferase; the protein is MTHLHVLAPARFGGLERVVLSLAGGMARRGHDVHAAVVVDAAEADGHPFLAALADAGVTVHRIEVGARAYAAERAAVARLRERIRPIVVHTHGYRADVLHGRASRGLGRTAISTVHGFTGGGRRMKTFEWMQCIALRGVDTVAAVSRPLARALAASGISPSRIRVIPNAVEMSAPMLGRAEARRRLGISGDAFTVGWVGRLSREKGADVLLEALARIDLDLRCVLVGDGPERGALEAQAAALGLSARVRFAGAMDDAAALMPAFDAFALSSRTEGSPVALLEAVAAGVPVAAAAVGGVPDLLRPSEALLVPPADPAALAAALRSLHADRASASARAASARERVARELSVDAWLDAYEAAYAGRPHLTPSPVTR
- a CDS encoding dolichyl-phosphate beta-glucosyltransferase, whose amino-acid sequence is MRTRPEVSVIFPAYNEEARLEPTVALAAAYFARTGCAAELIVVDDGSRDGTGALVRRLADHVDALRLIRLPANRGKGYAVRAGVVNARGRRILFADADGATPIEELERLDAALDRGADVAIGSRAVAAAGVEVKARLHRRLMGRTFHLLVSALTVRGFSDTQCGFKLFRADVAQDLFSRMRMDGFSFDVEVLLMAQRRGYRVAEVPVNWAHVPGSRVNLVADSLKMAADLFAIRGHALRGRYDQPHLAPLVESPFLAVDAAKTPAGVAG
- a CDS encoding O-antigen ligase family protein, with protein sequence MSYAAYPAAPPARGGAAGFPAAGPRAAYGRRGFASAGPAPVSASAASASAGKWTAMDGALALLILTYVWRVQDLFSVLHPLQLASLGTLGATGLFVAGGGMARLEVARRQPVYRWAVALLVMMVLSVPFALFPGAIFRFILEDHLKTFLMMTLIAASLRGAGGASRMAGVHVAGAVVYCLVVISRFPMVGGRLQSLVYYDSNDLGMLLVCTLPLAVYFLRPGERGWVRLMALGGAGVILLGLVRSGSRGGTLGLLTVCVYMLLRFSVFSKKARLGALMAGVGALVFLGGAAYRKQMETLLHPTQDYNWSGKSPEGRMEVWKRGVGYMLARPLTGVGASGFYVAEGTLSERAKRQQYGKPLKWSAPHNSFVQAGAELGFPGLFIFLGLLFVAFRRPKHDGPVDGNHAALERALSASILGYAVTGFFLSQAYAALLYTLLGIIVGLRAFAAVPAAAAAAAQTSAAPARVRVYGRRGGGWGMVPPLPPAV
- a CDS encoding ABC transporter permease, translating into MSESLSAIPVPPGLATASAEPRRSVLSDWAEIARDLSQYRYLLLQLALRDVRVRYKQAVMGVAWAVFMPSMIVLAGLAVRLAMAVLSHRAVEGTEVAALAVKSVPWAFFVGTLQFATSSLTGNVSLVTKVYFPREVLPLAATLAQVWDAAIAGAALVLVLPFLGVAPHWSALWALPLLVLLLAFTCAASLAVSCANLFFRDVKYIVQVLLTFGIFFTPVFFEPRMFGAAGARLLSLNPLTSLLEGLRLSVVDGHNLLTPLVQGGVAVWEPWWLAYGAAWAVAGLAVSSILFHRMQILFAEYA
- a CDS encoding glycosyltransferase — its product is MNAVPLAVLAAAAVAVYAYAGYPLLLALLARARPRRRAHVLHEWPRISVSVPAYNEERQIAAALDAILATDYPPGLRQVVVVSDASTDGTDAIVRGYADQGVVLVRMPERGGKTAAENAAAPFLTGEIVVNTDASVRVAPGALMALVQALADPAVGVASGRDVSVAAPAANANAGESGYVGYEMDVRRLESRMGGIVGASGCLYAIRARLHRLPLPEGLSRDFAAVLLARRAGFRAVSVEAAVCTVPRAGSLRAEYRRKVRTMSRGMRTLAHLRELLNPIRHGAFAWMLASHKVARWLVPWALALAFSAVVAQAPDQPWAMWIAAAGGVLLANAGLALALPSERLPRAMAIPAYVVLGNLAAIDAGIRAVAGRGYAVWEPTRREAVA